In the Candidatus Omnitrophota bacterium genome, one interval contains:
- the recO gene encoding DNA repair protein RecO translates to MIVQTEGIVLKTFDLRETSRIAVFFTKDHGRVSGVLKGIRKDPRKFGSSVDRFSVNDIVYYQYRNSDLHLIGQCDMRNYFFPIRQDLRKSMAAQYVLELIYLIMPPEEKNEDIYALMLDFLGELQTTEDVNRLIHAFQIKTLLYSGFRPHLDACLRCRKEVTGPARFSLKDGGLICSRCPMDDTTVHLIAPATVASILFIERNPWSSCLRLQISGAVREELKYVINHFLVFHLGKKVKTAQYLS, encoded by the coding sequence ATGATCGTCCAGACGGAAGGCATTGTCCTGAAAACGTTCGACCTGCGGGAGACCAGCCGGATCGCGGTTTTCTTCACGAAAGACCACGGGCGGGTGAGCGGGGTCCTGAAGGGCATCCGCAAAGACCCCCGGAAATTCGGCAGCAGCGTGGACCGGTTCTCGGTCAACGACATCGTCTATTACCAGTACCGCAATTCCGACCTGCACCTCATCGGCCAGTGCGACATGCGGAATTATTTTTTCCCCATCCGCCAGGATCTTCGAAAATCCATGGCGGCCCAGTATGTCCTTGAGTTGATCTACCTCATCATGCCCCCGGAAGAGAAAAATGAGGACATCTACGCGCTTATGCTGGATTTCCTCGGGGAACTGCAGACCACGGAGGACGTCAACAGACTCATCCATGCCTTCCAGATCAAGACCCTGCTGTATTCCGGGTTCCGCCCCCATTTGGACGCCTGCCTGCGCTGCCGCAAGGAGGTGACGGGGCCGGCCCGTTTTAGCCTCAAGGACGGAGGGCTGATCTGTTCCCGCTGCCCGATGGACGACACGACCGTGCACCTCATTGCCCCGGCGACCGTCGCCTCGATCCTGTTCATCGAGCGCAACCCCTGGTCAAGCTGTCTGCGCCTGCAGATCTCCGGGGCCGTCCGGGAGGAGCTCAAGTACGTCATCAACCATTTTCTCGTTTTTCATCTGGGGAAAAAAGTCAAGACCGCCCAGTACTTGTCGTAG
- a CDS encoding HDIG domain-containing protein, with the protein MKMLRRDKPIRAPKVWLAIGILLFLIAYCWALQFSLLIPLLVAFLGVYLLFFQKGSTYFFLRLGLLLVGLVFITDYAIRYTQIPLTLLPFYIPAASVAMLTMLLFNDLQLVLVMSVVGCTTVSLLTSPNLHTVLILLLGNLTGAFAVYDARTRGKLLSGGIYVGIVQAIAAIFAFPELSLSPTKEFMMQYLSPLLINGVVCGLVVMAVLGICEYLFGVITNFSLMELSDFNQPLLKRMVLEAPGTYHHSLIVSNMSEAAAGAIGANALLTRVGAYYHDIGKMEKPEYFTENQLLGDNKHDDIEPSMSRLVILNHVKEGVELAKKYKLNQIIIDFIPQHHGTSLIHFFYQKALEETDDPQTIKEENYRYPGPKPQKRETAIVMLADSVEGATRALDEHTPVKINETVRKVINNKFIDGQLDECNLTLKEIDTIASTFTRVLSAMYHGRVKYPEKKNGTESRNPKPADDRPDLSRPDQGPRPNGSAG; encoded by the coding sequence ATGAAAATGTTGCGCAGAGACAAACCGATACGGGCCCCCAAGGTGTGGCTCGCCATCGGCATCCTGCTTTTTTTGATCGCGTACTGCTGGGCCCTGCAGTTTTCGCTGTTGATCCCTCTGCTGGTCGCCTTCCTGGGCGTGTATCTTCTGTTTTTTCAGAAGGGCAGCACGTATTTTTTCCTGCGTCTGGGGCTTTTGCTCGTCGGCCTGGTCTTCATCACCGATTACGCCATCCGTTACACCCAGATTCCCCTGACTCTCCTGCCGTTTTACATCCCGGCCGCCAGCGTGGCCATGCTGACGATGCTGTTGTTCAACGATCTCCAGCTGGTTCTGGTCATGTCGGTGGTCGGCTGCACGACCGTTTCCCTTTTGACCAGCCCGAATCTTCACACGGTGCTGATCCTTTTGCTGGGCAACCTGACGGGCGCCTTCGCGGTGTATGACGCCCGCACGCGGGGCAAGCTTTTAAGCGGGGGGATTTACGTCGGGATCGTCCAGGCCATCGCGGCCATCTTCGCTTTCCCCGAATTGAGCCTTTCTCCGACCAAGGAATTCATGATGCAATACCTGTCGCCGCTGCTGATCAACGGCGTTGTCTGCGGGCTGGTGGTCATGGCGGTGCTGGGGATCTGCGAATATCTTTTCGGCGTCATCACCAATTTCAGCCTGATGGAGCTTTCCGATTTCAATCAGCCGCTGTTGAAGCGCATGGTCCTGGAAGCCCCGGGGACGTATCACCACAGCCTCATTGTGAGCAACATGTCGGAAGCGGCGGCCGGCGCGATCGGCGCCAACGCCCTGTTGACGCGCGTCGGCGCCTATTATCACGACATCGGCAAGATGGAAAAACCGGAATATTTTACCGAGAACCAGCTCCTGGGCGACAACAAGCACGACGACATCGAGCCGTCCATGAGCCGGCTGGTCATCCTCAATCACGTCAAGGAGGGTGTGGAGCTGGCGAAAAAATACAAGCTCAACCAGATCATCATCGATTTTATTCCCCAGCATCACGGGACCAGCCTCATCCACTTCTTTTACCAGAAGGCCCTGGAAGAGACGGACGATCCCCAGACCATCAAGGAAGAGAATTACCGTTATCCGGGGCCCAAGCCCCAGAAACGGGAAACCGCCATCGTGATGCTGGCTGATTCCGTGGAGGGGGCCACGCGGGCGCTGGACGAGCACACGCCGGTCAAGATCAACGAAACCGTGCGCAAGGTCATCAACAACAAATTCATCGACGGCCAGCTGGATGAATGCAACCTCACCCTCAAGGAGATCGATACCATCGCCTCGACGTTCACCCGCGTGCTCAGCGCCATGTATCACGGCCGCGTCAAATACCCGGAAAAAAAGAATGGCACTGAAAGTCGAAATCCAAAACCGGCAGACGATCGTCCGGATCTCTCCCGCCCGGATCAAGGCCCTCGCCCGAACGGCTCTGCGGGCTGA
- a CDS encoding TatD family hydrolase, which produces MIIDTHAHMDQVPDAPSALEESARAGVEAVVAVGVDLASNKANLELKKTVAAPKIFVGLGIHPGNIKAEEVEDTLTFIRGHLSEAHAIGEIGLDFWYKWVRKDQDKKDEQRRVFRRQLDLAAECGLPAVVHSRGTWQECLDTVRESGVKKAVFHWYSGPVDVLEKILAAGYLVSCSPSLAYSPQSREAIAHAPIEQTMIETDSPVFYRFSADGDDGFQATPKDVFRTLEAYCELKKVDRDRALEILNRNARSFFGMEPHGT; this is translated from the coding sequence ATGATCATCGACACCCACGCGCACATGGACCAGGTCCCGGACGCTCCCTCGGCTTTGGAGGAATCGGCCAGGGCCGGCGTGGAAGCGGTCGTGGCCGTGGGCGTGGACCTGGCCTCGAACAAAGCCAATCTGGAATTGAAAAAAACGGTCGCGGCGCCGAAAATTTTCGTCGGGCTGGGGATCCATCCGGGGAACATCAAGGCCGAAGAGGTCGAAGACACCCTGACGTTTATCCGCGGGCACCTTTCCGAAGCCCACGCCATCGGCGAGATCGGTCTGGATTTTTGGTACAAGTGGGTCCGCAAGGACCAGGACAAGAAGGACGAACAGCGCCGGGTCTTCCGCCGTCAACTGGACCTGGCCGCGGAATGCGGACTTCCGGCCGTGGTCCATTCCCGGGGGACGTGGCAGGAATGCCTGGACACGGTCCGTGAGTCCGGCGTCAAGAAGGCGGTCTTTCACTGGTACAGCGGGCCGGTGGACGTCCTGGAAAAAATTTTGGCCGCGGGGTATCTGGTGTCCTGTTCGCCCAGCCTGGCGTACAGCCCGCAGTCGCGGGAGGCCATCGCCCACGCGCCGATCGAGCAGACCATGATCGAGACCGACAGCCCCGTGTTTTACCGGTTCAGCGCCGACGGAGACGACGGTTTTCAGGCGACGCCGAAAGACGTGTTCAGGACGCTGGAGGCCTATTGTGAGCTTAAGAAGGTGGACCGCGACCGCGCCCTGGAGATTTTGAACCGCAACGCCAGGTCTTTTTTCGGAATGGAACCCCACGGGACTTAG
- the ybeY gene encoding rRNA maturation RNase YbeY: protein MALKVEIQNRQTIVRISPARIKALARTALRAEGVKHARLCVVFVDDRAIRILNRRFLKRSYATDVLAFDLTSGDGPLEGEIAVSVQTAVRQARIYRTSLRHELDLYVVHGILHLTGYDDHSPGDIRLMRRREAELTGRPARCDES from the coding sequence ATGGCACTGAAAGTCGAAATCCAAAACCGGCAGACGATCGTCCGGATCTCTCCCGCCCGGATCAAGGCCCTCGCCCGAACGGCTCTGCGGGCTGAAGGCGTCAAGCACGCCCGCCTATGCGTCGTTTTTGTGGACGACCGGGCGATCCGCATCCTCAACCGCCGGTTCCTCAAGCGCAGTTACGCCACCGATGTCTTGGCCTTTGACCTGACCTCCGGAGACGGTCCCCTGGAAGGGGAGATTGCTGTTTCCGTCCAGACCGCCGTCCGCCAGGCCAGGATCTACCGCACGTCCCTCCGCCATGAGCTCGACCTTTACGTCGTCCACGGCATCCTTCATCTTACGGGTTACGACGACCATTCCCCGGGTGACATCCGCCTCATGCGCAGGAGGGAGGCGGAGCTGACGGGGAGACCGGCACGTTGCGATGAATCCTGA
- a CDS encoding 2-dehydropantoate 2-reductase, with amino-acid sequence MRIVIVGPGALGCLLGGLLSKKAEVWLLDRDPQRAERIIRNQGISSQGVSGSWQAKIPATARPEDIGDADLVVICTKAYHTKDAIVQAKSLVKKNTAVLTLQNGLGNAEVIAEVVGETNVLVGSTQQAVTLLREAHIEHVAKGETVIGHLAGKVPVSLRQVREVFNKAGIEARISMNIQGVLWSKLVINAGINALTAVTRLRNGELTRSEHTAQLLRAAVNEAVRVAKRKRIKLLFDDPVTKVEAVCEATAANVSSMLQDVLARRQTEIDFINGAIIRQGNSSGIPVPVNTTLYQLVKAVESSYQQEVPRPQNPS; translated from the coding sequence ATGCGAATCGTCATTGTCGGTCCAGGAGCACTCGGGTGTCTTTTAGGGGGCCTTTTGTCCAAAAAGGCCGAGGTCTGGCTATTGGACCGCGACCCCCAGCGCGCCGAGCGCATCATCCGCAACCAGGGCATTTCCTCCCAGGGTGTGTCCGGTTCCTGGCAGGCCAAGATCCCGGCCACCGCCCGCCCGGAAGACATCGGGGACGCGGACCTGGTCGTCATCTGCACCAAGGCCTACCACACCAAAGACGCCATTGTCCAGGCCAAGTCTCTCGTTAAAAAAAATACGGCTGTCCTGACCCTGCAGAACGGGCTGGGCAACGCCGAAGTGATCGCCGAGGTCGTCGGAGAAACGAATGTCCTGGTCGGTTCGACCCAGCAGGCGGTGACCCTGCTCCGGGAAGCGCACATCGAGCATGTCGCCAAAGGGGAAACGGTCATCGGCCATCTGGCCGGGAAGGTCCCCGTGTCCCTGCGCCAGGTCCGTGAGGTGTTCAACAAGGCCGGGATCGAAGCGCGCATTTCCATGAACATCCAGGGCGTCCTGTGGTCGAAACTGGTCATCAACGCCGGGATCAACGCGCTCACGGCGGTGACCCGCCTGCGCAACGGCGAACTGACGCGGTCAGAGCACACCGCCCAGCTCCTGCGCGCGGCCGTGAACGAGGCCGTCCGCGTGGCCAAGAGAAAGCGGATCAAACTGCTTTTCGACGACCCCGTGACCAAGGTCGAGGCCGTCTGCGAGGCCACGGCGGCGAACGTTTCCTCCATGCTGCAGGATGTGTTGGCCCGCCGGCAGACCGAGATCGATTTCATCAACGGCGCCATCATCCGGCAGGGGAACAGTTCCGGGATCCCGGTGCCGGTGAACACCACGCTGTATCAGCTGGTCAAGGCCGTTGAATCCTCTTATCAGCAGGAAGTCCCGCGTCCGCAAAATCCTTCGTGA
- a CDS encoding DUF3352 domain-containing protein — MKKILIAVLVLAALGTGGYFAYVSRTPQDKAVTLEQVLPSGPLVYVHFKDVERNWEKFTATPFGMKLSTIDWKKAMEQGGASAGQMQSVNQLADQLFSEDSLRMLKQFFGEEFAVAVYPVQVKSFGLEMFEEIPKSFCLVTRLKPELQFAEFVSRFFGRFGRSVNTETISYNNHTITKVATDNKAFAIYYVRVKDYLVFGFGDRAAKAVVDVMAKTAAPLEQDPMFLTAKARFLPQAQTVSFVNIEAIFRFVKEQAELFASANPVVAGPMLQQVESSFRQVKGFQVFGYSMIVDSLSRLKIDVHYKPEDLDPLYRELYNCPPARNRTLEFVPQDAMIYQWNNCYKLSTYWQQMKDEMSRAPASGNGETPAQVVAGIEQILGVSVEDDLLPAFGDEIGGFVQGVDFGEGLPVPKGAVFVKVADRAKADAVLSRLIQGQPMIQLQSEKYQDIPVNYFVIPMLPSSTPVAPAYGVLGDYLLIATDRSVLHQAIDMTKIPGGLFTNNPEFQKVNFGLTEPSNAVVFLSVAQMAQTGEKFFAWARKWKSSQSEKMEAFKTGQQQRLSDLQAGIEQKKQDLLALESQAGDAAQAAEPDVLKQQIETTRRDIETDESRVQDIERFLEEYEAGPMSAQDEVAAMESYVNPILGALRQVPAVSSRTVIREKAMENITYIRLE, encoded by the coding sequence ATGAAAAAAATTTTGATTGCTGTCCTGGTCCTGGCCGCGCTGGGGACCGGCGGTTATTTCGCTTATGTCTCGCGGACGCCCCAGGACAAAGCCGTTACCCTCGAGCAGGTCCTTCCTTCGGGCCCGCTGGTTTACGTCCATTTCAAGGACGTCGAACGGAACTGGGAGAAGTTCACCGCGACGCCGTTCGGGATGAAACTGTCCACGATCGACTGGAAAAAGGCCATGGAGCAGGGCGGGGCGTCTGCCGGACAGATGCAGTCGGTCAACCAGCTGGCGGACCAGCTTTTTTCAGAAGACAGCCTCCGCATGTTGAAACAGTTTTTCGGCGAGGAATTCGCCGTGGCCGTTTATCCGGTCCAGGTCAAGAGTTTCGGGCTGGAGATGTTCGAGGAGATCCCGAAGAGTTTTTGCCTGGTGACGCGCCTGAAGCCGGAGCTCCAGTTCGCCGAGTTCGTGTCCCGTTTCTTCGGCCGTTTCGGCCGCTCCGTGAACACGGAAACGATTTCCTACAACAATCACACCATCACCAAGGTGGCGACCGACAACAAGGCCTTCGCCATTTATTATGTCCGGGTCAAGGACTATCTGGTGTTCGGGTTCGGCGACCGCGCGGCCAAGGCCGTTGTGGACGTCATGGCCAAGACCGCGGCCCCGCTTGAGCAGGACCCGATGTTCCTCACGGCCAAAGCCCGGTTCCTGCCCCAGGCCCAGACGGTCAGTTTTGTGAACATCGAGGCGATCTTCCGTTTTGTTAAGGAACAGGCGGAACTCTTCGCCTCGGCCAACCCCGTTGTCGCCGGGCCGATGCTGCAGCAAGTGGAATCGAGCTTCCGCCAGGTCAAGGGGTTTCAGGTCTTTGGCTATTCGATGATCGTCGATTCCCTGAGCCGGCTGAAGATCGACGTCCATTACAAGCCGGAGGACCTGGACCCGCTCTACAGGGAATTGTACAACTGCCCTCCGGCGCGGAACCGCACGCTCGAATTCGTCCCGCAGGACGCGATGATCTACCAGTGGAACAACTGCTACAAACTGTCCACGTACTGGCAGCAGATGAAGGATGAGATGTCCCGGGCCCCGGCCTCCGGCAATGGCGAAACGCCGGCCCAGGTGGTCGCCGGCATTGAGCAGATCCTGGGGGTGAGCGTCGAGGACGACCTGCTCCCCGCGTTCGGGGATGAGATCGGCGGGTTTGTCCAGGGCGTGGATTTCGGCGAGGGCCTGCCCGTGCCGAAAGGCGCGGTCTTTGTGAAGGTCGCCGACCGGGCCAAGGCCGACGCGGTCCTGTCCCGGCTCATCCAGGGACAGCCGATGATCCAGCTTCAGTCGGAAAAATACCAGGACATCCCGGTCAATTATTTCGTCATCCCCATGCTGCCGTCGTCCACGCCGGTCGCGCCCGCGTATGGCGTCCTGGGGGACTACCTCCTGATCGCCACCGACCGTTCGGTTTTGCACCAGGCCATCGACATGACAAAGATCCCGGGCGGTTTGTTCACCAATAATCCGGAGTTCCAGAAAGTGAATTTCGGGTTGACCGAACCCAGCAACGCCGTCGTCTTTCTCTCGGTCGCGCAGATGGCGCAGACGGGCGAAAAGTTTTTTGCCTGGGCCCGGAAGTGGAAAAGCTCCCAGTCCGAGAAGATGGAGGCGTTCAAGACCGGACAGCAGCAGCGGCTGAGCGACCTTCAGGCGGGGATTGAGCAGAAGAAACAGGACCTCCTGGCCCTGGAGTCGCAGGCGGGGGACGCGGCGCAGGCCGCGGAACCGGACGTGCTCAAACAGCAGATCGAGACGACCCGGAGGGATATCGAAACGGATGAGTCCAGGGTCCAGGATATCGAACGGTTCCTGGAGGAATATGAGGCCGGCCCGATGTCCGCTCAGGACGAGGTGGCCGCCATGGAAAGTTATGTCAATCCCATCCTCGGCGCCCTCCGGCAGGTCCCGGCGGTGTCGTCCAGGACCGTGATCCGGGAGAAGGCCATGGAGAACATCACCTACATCCGGCTGGAATAA
- a CDS encoding PhoH family protein, which translates to MEKTIKIGNNRDVQVIFGRYDQNLKLIEQQWDVKIYLTDGGLKAIGKQDKLDKIGELMDYLLSIVDSGRDVKRQDVIYALRLSEQDKQFDFKRLAKEKIEVSIKGGLVTPKTKGQIEYVDAIKHYDIVFGIGPAGTGKTYLAMAMAVNALKKGIVRRIILTRPAIEAGENLGFLPGDMVQKVLPYLRPLYDALYDMMEPDQVEQYTEQGIIEVAPLAFMRGRTLNDAFVILDEAQNSTPFQMKMFLTRLGFDSKTVITGDVTQSDLPKGTPIGLVEAQKTLKDIEGIKFVHLTGEDVVRHELVQRIIEAYDRAAKIA; encoded by the coding sequence ATGGAAAAGACCATCAAGATCGGCAACAACCGTGACGTGCAGGTCATTTTCGGCCGCTACGATCAGAACCTCAAACTGATCGAACAGCAGTGGGACGTCAAGATCTACCTCACCGACGGCGGGCTCAAGGCCATCGGCAAGCAGGACAAGCTCGACAAGATCGGCGAGCTCATGGATTACCTGCTGAGCATCGTCGACAGCGGCCGCGACGTCAAGCGGCAGGACGTCATCTACGCCCTGCGCCTTTCCGAGCAGGACAAACAATTCGATTTTAAGCGGCTCGCCAAGGAAAAGATCGAGGTCTCGATCAAGGGCGGGCTCGTCACGCCCAAGACCAAAGGCCAGATCGAGTACGTCGACGCGATCAAGCATTACGACATCGTGTTCGGCATCGGCCCGGCCGGGACGGGAAAAACGTACCTGGCCATGGCCATGGCGGTTAACGCCCTGAAAAAGGGGATTGTCCGGCGTATCATCCTCACCCGGCCAGCGATCGAGGCGGGGGAGAACCTGGGGTTTCTTCCCGGCGATATGGTGCAGAAGGTCCTGCCGTATCTCCGCCCGCTGTACGACGCCCTTTACGACATGATGGAGCCGGACCAGGTCGAGCAGTACACCGAACAGGGGATCATCGAAGTGGCCCCGCTGGCCTTCATGCGCGGCCGCACGCTCAACGACGCCTTCGTCATCCTGGATGAGGCCCAGAACAGCACGCCCTTTCAGATGAAGATGTTTTTGACGCGTCTGGGGTTCGATTCCAAGACCGTGATCACGGGCGACGTCACCCAAAGCGACCTGCCCAAGGGCACGCCGATCGGGCTGGTCGAGGCGCAGAAGACCCTGAAGGACATCGAGGGCATCAAATTCGTCCACCTCACCGGCGAGGACGTTGTCCGTCACGAGCTCGTGCAGAGGATCATTGAAGCGTACGACCGCGCCGCGAAGATCGCCTGA
- the dtd gene encoding D-aminoacyl-tRNA deacylase: MRLVIQRVKEARVDVDGRAVGRIGRGVLVFLGVAKEDTEEDAAYLVNKIAQLRIFEDPDGKMNLSAAETKAEFLVVSQFTLLGDCVKGRRPSFDAAAPPDKAEALYNIFVSRLKAQDFRVETGQFRAMMDVTLVNDGPVTFVLESKS; the protein is encoded by the coding sequence ATGCGCCTTGTCATCCAGCGAGTGAAAGAAGCCCGGGTGGATGTGGACGGCCGCGCCGTCGGCCGGATCGGCCGCGGGGTCCTCGTGTTTTTGGGGGTCGCCAAGGAAGACACGGAAGAAGACGCGGCTTATCTGGTCAACAAGATCGCGCAGTTGCGGATCTTTGAAGACCCGGACGGCAAGATGAACCTGTCGGCCGCCGAAACAAAGGCCGAATTTCTCGTCGTGTCCCAGTTCACCCTGCTGGGGGATTGCGTGAAGGGCCGCCGCCCGTCGTTCGACGCCGCGGCGCCGCCGGACAAGGCGGAAGCGCTCTATAACATTTTTGTCAGCCGGCTCAAGGCGCAGGATTTCCGAGTCGAGACCGGACAGTTCCGCGCCATGATGGACGTGACGCTGGTCAACGACGGCCCGGTGACGTTTGTGTTGGAAAGCAAATCATGA
- a CDS encoding LysM peptidoglycan-binding domain-containing protein has protein sequence MPAQFYKRFAFVPFLALAVFVSGCASSGKAKQDPQVQETGGKVSTRAYVADKERVDQDMQGGNFGYISGTPKPEDRSNYRKTRRIYVLEVTKEPGEIEIDEPVAAPERSSYERPSEPAPAREPVRKRISLPSFDEGDEPAPAARESMGGEPQFTEYIVEKNDTLQKISKKHYNTYSRWMKIYDANKDRIKDPNRIKAGMVLRIPVE, from the coding sequence ATGCCCGCACAATTTTATAAAAGATTCGCGTTCGTGCCGTTCCTGGCCCTGGCGGTTTTCGTGTCCGGGTGCGCCAGCAGCGGAAAGGCCAAGCAGGATCCCCAGGTCCAGGAGACCGGCGGCAAGGTCTCGACCCGTGCCTACGTGGCGGACAAAGAGCGCGTGGACCAGGACATGCAGGGGGGGAATTTCGGTTATATCTCCGGGACCCCGAAGCCGGAAGACCGGAGCAATTACCGCAAGACCCGCCGGATCTATGTTCTGGAAGTGACCAAAGAGCCGGGCGAGATCGAGATTGATGAGCCGGTCGCCGCGCCGGAGAGATCTTCGTACGAGCGCCCTTCGGAACCCGCGCCTGCCCGGGAACCGGTCCGCAAGAGGATTTCGCTCCCGTCGTTTGACGAGGGGGACGAGCCCGCTCCGGCCGCCAGGGAATCCATGGGCGGCGAACCGCAGTTCACCGAATACATCGTCGAGAAGAACGACACCCTGCAGAAGATCTCCAAAAAGCACTACAACACCTACAGCCGCTGGATGAAGATCTACGACGCCAACAAGGACCGCATCAAGGACCCGAACCGGATCAAGGCCGGGATGGTCCTGCGGATCCCGGTCGAATAG
- a CDS encoding DEAD/DEAH box helicase, translating to MRLPAILTRYGFSAEVQDIFRQSGIAELFPPQAQAVEQGVLDGKNLLLSVPTAAGKTLMAELCMLKSILQEGGRCLYIAPLIALVNEKHDDFKKKYEPLGIKVGMATGDMDAADRYLGRYQILVATSEKVDSLLRSKAKSLINTLSVVIVDEVHLINDGSRGPTLEIILARIRQLNPAAQIMALSATVSNAKEIADWLKAGLVASDWRPIPLKEGVYYNRQIKFNNHPSRVITEDEGDPVSDLTLDTLKSKGQVLVFVNSRRSAQAASRQLCESVSQALTPEEKRQLQALSKDVVGPESSATKICRKLGDVVRHGVAFHHAGLKPEQRKLIEANFKKNLIKAICSTPTLAAGVNLPARRAVIRDCKRFESGLGSAFIPVSEYKQCAGRAGRPQYDPYGEAVLVAKSPAESKVLMEKYVKASPEPVISKLGDESALRIHILSSVAGGYVHDINDTFDFLSHTFLAHQKLLPNPIEIIGRIFDFLLREGFVEKNGFRFFATPFGQCASRLYVEPWTAITLRDGLKKIAAGKSFSHIGLLHLACCCPDAPLLSVGKQDFENLEAFAAKCQDELVFAQGEIPATDDLFRFLSVMKTTWLLNSWIEEEKEDDLCETFGIGPGDIYRHQEAVQWLLHAATVFAELLEARKLTFPLESLRLRVKYGIKEELVELAQLRGVGRVRARNLFAKGLRKLPDLKRLSVDELAAVPQIGKAVAKEIIEQLKTLHPPR from the coding sequence ATGCGATTGCCAGCCATCCTAACGCGTTACGGTTTCTCTGCCGAAGTCCAGGACATCTTCCGCCAAAGCGGCATCGCCGAACTTTTTCCGCCCCAGGCCCAGGCCGTGGAGCAGGGCGTTCTCGACGGTAAAAACCTCCTGTTGTCCGTGCCCACCGCCGCGGGAAAAACGCTCATGGCGGAACTGTGCATGCTCAAATCCATCCTGCAGGAGGGCGGCCGGTGCCTTTACATCGCGCCGTTGATCGCCCTGGTCAACGAAAAGCACGACGACTTCAAGAAAAAATACGAACCGCTCGGCATCAAGGTCGGCATGGCCACGGGCGACATGGACGCGGCCGACCGGTACCTGGGCCGCTACCAGATCCTGGTGGCCACGTCCGAAAAAGTGGATTCCCTTCTGCGGTCCAAGGCCAAGTCCCTGATCAACACCTTGAGCGTCGTGATCGTCGATGAGGTCCACCTGATCAACGACGGCTCCCGGGGACCGACCCTGGAGATCATCCTCGCACGGATCCGCCAGCTCAACCCGGCCGCGCAGATCATGGCCCTGAGCGCCACGGTGAGCAACGCGAAAGAAATCGCCGACTGGCTGAAGGCCGGGCTGGTGGCCAGCGACTGGCGGCCCATCCCCCTGAAGGAAGGCGTCTATTACAACCGCCAGATCAAATTCAACAACCATCCGTCCCGCGTGATCACCGAGGATGAAGGCGACCCGGTCAGCGACCTGACCCTGGACACTCTCAAATCCAAAGGCCAGGTCCTGGTCTTTGTCAATTCCCGCCGGTCGGCCCAGGCGGCGAGCCGCCAGCTCTGCGAAAGCGTGTCCCAGGCCCTGACCCCGGAGGAAAAAAGGCAATTGCAGGCGCTCTCCAAAGACGTCGTCGGCCCCGAATCCAGCGCCACCAAGATCTGCCGCAAGCTGGGCGACGTGGTCCGGCACGGCGTGGCCTTCCACCACGCCGGACTGAAACCCGAGCAGAGAAAACTCATCGAAGCGAACTTCAAAAAGAATCTCATCAAGGCCATCTGTTCCACGCCCACGCTGGCCGCCGGCGTCAACCTCCCGGCCCGGCGCGCGGTCATCCGCGACTGCAAACGCTTCGAGAGCGGGCTGGGCTCCGCGTTCATCCCGGTCTCGGAATACAAACAATGCGCCGGACGGGCCGGGCGGCCCCAGTACGATCCCTACGGCGAAGCGGTGCTCGTGGCCAAATCCCCGGCGGAATCCAAGGTCCTGATGGAAAAATACGTCAAGGCCTCTCCCGAACCGGTCATCTCCAAGCTCGGCGACGAATCCGCCCTGCGCATCCACATCCTGTCCTCGGTGGCCGGGGGATACGTCCACGACATCAACGACACGTTCGATTTCCTCTCGCACACCTTCCTCGCCCACCAGAAGCTCCTCCCCAATCCGATCGAGATCATCGGCCGGATCTTCGACTTTCTCCTCCGGGAGGGATTTGTCGAAAAGAACGGCTTCCGCTTTTTCGCCACGCCTTTCGGCCAGTGCGCCAGCCGGCTTTATGTCGAGCCCTGGACGGCCATCACCCTGCGCGACGGGCTTAAAAAAATCGCCGCGGGAAAATCTTTTTCGCACATCGGGCTGCTGCACCTCGCCTGCTGCTGCCCGGACGCGCCCCTGCTGTCCGTCGGAAAGCAGGACTTCGAGAACCTGGAGGCGTTCGCCGCCAAATGCCAGGACGAACTCGTCTTCGCCCAGGGCGAGATCCCGGCCACGGACGACCTGTTCCGCTTCCTGTCCGTCATGAAAACGACCTGGCTTTTGAATTCATGGATCGAGGAAGAAAAAGAGGACGATCTCTGCGAGACCTTCGGGATCGGCCCCGGCGACATCTACCGCCATCAGGAGGCGGTCCAATGGCTGCTGCACGCGGCCACTGTCTTTGCCGAACTTCTGGAAGCGCGCAAGCTCACCTTCCCGCTGGAAAGCCTGCGGCTGAGGGTGAAATACGGCATTAAGGAAGAATTGGTGGAATTGGCCCAGCTTCGGGGAGTGGGCCGCGTGCGGGCCAGGAATTTATTCGCCAAAGGTCTCCGGAAACTTCCCGACCTCAAGCGTCTCTCCGTGGACGAACTGGCCGCCGTCCCCCAGATCGGCAAGGCCGTGGCCAAAGAGATCATCGAGCAGTTGAAGACCCTTCATCCCCCCCGCTGA